A region of Ammoniphilus oxalaticus DNA encodes the following proteins:
- a CDS encoding helix-turn-helix domain-containing protein, whose translation MKQYGQYISLLRTRLDYTQKDFAQMLGCDQAMISKIESGEIVCGEIIHHVAWKLGIHPKEFFGTKVSQLEDFHNVEQTKKYIRYLAHKRDYKTMACQVRDCWNGPHFQSKKDHVFLHWHQGIVELHEMNNPQAAKQHLEEALRMADQFETFFKRVEILNSYAIYHLVTGDTEAALHYFHQAENLLSVLDPLIHPHVSVRVLYNLATTYLRLEQFKDSQHKSFQALQICKESKSTYLRGELTYQYGYSAYHLGYKEKAQRCMEKSIIYLLDEEEEELAEYAVQQMHQFKFN comes from the coding sequence GTGAAACAATACGGACAATATATCTCACTGTTAAGAACTCGGCTAGATTACACGCAAAAAGATTTTGCGCAGATGCTCGGATGCGATCAAGCGATGATTAGTAAAATCGAATCAGGCGAAATCGTTTGTGGTGAAATTATACACCATGTCGCTTGGAAACTCGGGATTCACCCCAAAGAGTTTTTTGGCACCAAAGTAAGTCAGCTGGAAGATTTCCACAACGTTGAACAAACCAAAAAGTATATTCGTTACCTCGCTCATAAACGCGATTACAAAACAATGGCCTGCCAAGTGCGGGATTGTTGGAACGGGCCTCATTTTCAAAGCAAAAAGGACCACGTCTTTCTACACTGGCACCAAGGAATTGTCGAGCTACACGAAATGAACAATCCCCAAGCCGCTAAACAACATTTAGAAGAAGCTTTACGGATGGCAGACCAATTCGAAACCTTCTTCAAACGGGTTGAAATTTTAAATAGCTACGCAATCTACCACCTTGTTACAGGTGACACTGAAGCCGCCCTGCATTATTTTCATCAGGCTGAAAATTTATTATCTGTGCTCGACCCCTTAATCCACCCACATGTTAGCGTCCGTGTTTTATATAACCTTGCCACCACTTACCTGCGCTTAGAACAGTTCAAAGATTCTCAACACAAATCATTTCAAGCCCTACAAATTTGCAAAGAAAGCAAGTCCACTTACCTCCGCGGCGAATTGACCTATCAGTATGGTTACAGCGCGTACCATCTCGGTTATAAGGAAAAAGCGCAGCGCTGCATGGAAAAGTCGATCATCTACTTATTGGATGAAG